From the Pediococcus acidilactici genome, the window GGAGAGTTTTTATTACCAGCCTGATTTTTTGAATAATATAATCTCGTGGTGTTGGACATTTTTGATTTTAATTGTGGGGGTCATTTTCTGGCTTGAAGTTACGATCTTCAACTGGATTACCGCGGTTTTCTTTGCGGTTTTTGTGATGGTAATCAGTATCCAGACGGTGAGTCGAACGGTGGAAGTGATTGGATCAGAGTTAATTATTAACCGAGTGATTAAAAGTAATTTTACCGTACTGAGCATTGCTAACATTAAAGATGTTAGTCGCGGAAAAATGTCGATAAGTTTCCAATATGATCATAAAAGATATAAACTATTGATGAGGCGTCGCTCAGTAAATCGCCTTTACGAAATTCTGACAAAGGAGTAGATCACCATGAACGATATTGAGATTTCCCAACACGCTAAAATGTTACCCATCCAAGAAATTGCCCAGCAAGCAGGTTTTGCTGAAAAGGCTGTGGAACCGTATGGGCGCTACAAAGCAAAGATTGATATTTTTGCCGAGGACGAGCAAACTAACTCTTTAGGTAAATTAGTTTTGGTTACGTCAATTAACCCAACTCCTGCTGGGGAAGGTAAGTCAACGGTTACCGTAGGTCTGGGTGACGCGCTAAATGAAATAACCGGCTCCGCAATGGTTGCGTTAAGAGAACCTTCTCAAGGTCCCGTAATGGGCATGAAAGGTGGCGCAACTGGTGGCGGATATTCCCAAGTGGTTCCCATGGAAGAAATCAATTTACATTTTACTGGCGATATGCATGCGCTAACAGCCGCTAACAACACGTTGGCTGCCTTGATTGATAACCACATTCAGCAGGGAAATCAGCTCAATATCGATCCGCGGACCATTGTTTGGCGGCGCTGTTTGGATATTAACGATCGCGCCTTGCGGAACATCGTAATTGGAATGGGAGGTCGCTTTAGCGGAGTACCGCGTGAAGACCACTTTGATATTACCGTAGCTAGTGAGCTAATGGCAATTCTATGCTTGGCAAAGAGCTTACCAGACCTAAAAG encodes:
- a CDS encoding EbsA family protein; the protein is MKKVESFYYQPDFLNNIISWCWTFLILIVGVIFWLEVTIFNWITAVFFAVFVMVISIQTVSRTVEVIGSELIINRVIKSNFTVLSIANIKDVSRGKMSISFQYDHKRYKLLMRRRSVNRLYEILTKE